CGGGATGACGTGCTCTTCCAGATAGGCAGCGACGGCGAGTTCACGCCCGTTCAGCGTTGCATCGCCGAGACCATAGATCCCCTCGTCCGTCTCGATCTTCAATGTTACAAAGTTACGATCCGGTGAGCATACGATGAGGCGCGCGGCAATGATCTTCATCGGCTTGATTCCCTTCTTCAGAGTTCTCTCAAGTAGTCGAACGGTGATATCCAGCATGGCGTTGCAGAACCAGGGCAGCGGCGCCACGCAAACGCGCCGTCTCACCGTCTCCGATGGGGAGTAATAACGGCGCGCTTCCGGCGAGCATTCCATCATCGACCACCGTTCGAATAACGGACTCAACATGTGGCCAACAGGCAGTGATGTCTCCTGCAAACACAATCGCATCGGGACTCAGGGCTGCGGTGATCATCCGCAGACCAACCCCGATATACTTCGCCTGCCGCGCTATGGCTTCCAGTGCGGCAGATTCTCCCTCGTCGGCGCGGTTCATGAGGTCCATGATGTCGTCGGCAGGATCTTTCGGAAGCAACTCCGCATGGTGCCGAAGGGCCGCACGCGACGAAGCGAAGGTCTCCCAGCAGCCCCGTTTGCCGCAACTGCATAGTGCGCCAGCGGGATCGATCTGAATATGACCGAACTCTCCCGCGAGCCCCCTGCGACCCGTAATAAGTTGACCGTTCGTAAGCACTCCGGTTCCGACACCTTCGCTAATCGTCACGACGACAACGTTCCGCACATTTTGCATGCCGCCGAACCACAACTCACTTAGGAGGCACGCGTTCGCTGCATTATCCATCTCAACCTGCAGACCCAGCTCACGCTCAAGAGCGGCTCTGATGTCGTACTTAAGCCACTTCGGATTCAGATTCGGCGCAAGAATCAATTGATGTGTCTCTGGATCGACACGCCCGGGAAGGCTGATTCCAATTCCTTCAAAGGTTCCGTGTTTGTGCTGGCTGCGAAGACGCAACATTCCTTCTGCGATTCTGGCAACGCCGAGCTTCGGATCGCTCGCCAAACGAACTACTTCCCGCAAAATAAAATGGCCATTGAGATCGACGACCGCGAGCGTCGCCTGGCTGGGTCTGACATCGGCCACAAGGATAGCAAGATCGCGATTAAGCGACAGCATCGTTGGAGGGCGGCCGCGCGGTGTGCGTACCATCGCACCTTCCACCACCCACTTTTCTTCGATCAACTGCTCGACGATCAACGAAACAGTGGAACGCTGCATCCCGGATAACTCCGCCAGTTCAACCCGTGCGATCGGCTGGCGCAGTCGCAGTAGTTCCAGGATGATGTCGCGATTGATGTCGCGTGCCAGGATGCTTGAGGCACGATCTTCCTGAAGAAGATCGAAACGACGCTTCGGCGGTCGCGCGGTTTTCTTCATTGGTTCACACCGCTAGCCAGAAGACCGCCGTCCACCACGAGGATCTGCCCGGTAGTAAAGGTTGTTGCATCGCTGGCAAGATAGAGTGCCGCGGAGACTAGCTCAGTCGCATCACCGAAGCGAGACATCGGTGTTCTCAGCTTAAGTTCTTGCCCGCGCGCGCTGTCGATGATTTTGCTGTTTAGCGCAGTAGGAAAAACTCCCGGCGCAATCGCATTGACAAGTACGTCGTATGGCGCCCATTCGACAGCAAGAGATCGAGTAAGAGCGCCTACAGCGGCCTTGCTGCAGCAGTAGGCCGTCACTTCAGTAAAGGCAACAAAGGTCGAGAGCGACGCGAGGTTAATGATGCGTCCCTTCCGCCTCTCGATCATGTGTTTACCAAAGACCTGACACGCCCGCAAAGTTCCTGTCACATTGATATTCATGATGTGGTTCCATCTCTCCTCCGAGACATAGAGCGTGGGCTCTCGCTTTGTAATTCCAGCGGCGTTCACCAGGATATCGACGCCTGCGAACCGGGCGACACTTGCACTCAGCAAGCGCTCCAGGGAGACGCGATCGCTCACATCGCTCGTCTGACGTATTGTGGAACGGCCAAGGGCCTCAATTGCCGATGCGGTCTCTGCAACAGCTTCCTCCGAACGCGACGATGCAATCACATCTGCACCTGCCTGAGCGAAGCCGAGAGCGATGGCCCGTCCGATCCCCGAAGTACCGCCAATCACGACGGCACAAAGTCCGTTTAAACCCAATTTTCAACCTCAGTCTTAGACCAGGTTCGCACACCTCAAAAATATGTCAGGCGAAAAAACAAAATCGCCATCAGCGTTCGAATACCACAGAAGACATCCTCTACTCTAAATAGAAAGAGCAAAGCTTTGTGAGATAAGTTTTCCCAATTTTTTGAAATCAACGGAAGGCCGTTTACGCTTCACTATTGGACTTGCCAGATCATGACGGCTCAGTTTATATTTCTGGCTCGCAAGGCTCAAGCTTTTCAAGTTGCTTCGAAAAGCGTTAGGGCATATTAAGTTTGA
This genomic stretch from Terriglobus saanensis SP1PR4 harbors:
- a CDS encoding ROK family transcriptional regulator — protein: MKKTARPPKRRFDLLQEDRASSILARDINRDIILELLRLRQPIARVELAELSGMQRSTVSLIVEQLIEEKWVVEGAMVRTPRGRPPTMLSLNRDLAILVADVRPSQATLAVVDLNGHFILREVVRLASDPKLGVARIAEGMLRLRSQHKHGTFEGIGISLPGRVDPETHQLILAPNLNPKWLKYDIRAALERELGLQVEMDNAANACLLSELWFGGMQNVRNVVVVTISEGVGTGVLTNGQLITGRRGLAGEFGHIQIDPAGALCSCGKRGCWETFASSRAALRHHAELLPKDPADDIMDLMNRADEGESAALEAIARQAKYIGVGLRMITAALSPDAIVFAGDITACWPHVESVIRTVVDDGMLAGSAPLLLPIGDGETARLRGAAALVLQRHAGYHRSTT
- a CDS encoding SDR family NAD(P)-dependent oxidoreductase, encoding MGLNGLCAVVIGGTSGIGRAIALGFAQAGADVIASSRSEEAVAETASAIEALGRSTIRQTSDVSDRVSLERLLSASVARFAGVDILVNAAGITKREPTLYVSEERWNHIMNINVTGTLRACQVFGKHMIERRKGRIINLASLSTFVAFTEVTAYCCSKAAVGALTRSLAVEWAPYDVLVNAIAPGVFPTALNSKIIDSARGQELKLRTPMSRFGDATELVSAALYLASDATTFTTGQILVVDGGLLASGVNQ